A single window of Syntrophus aciditrophicus SB DNA harbors:
- the asnB gene encoding asparagine synthase (glutamine-hydrolyzing), with protein MCGILGIINVENCNPIDQSLLVMMASSMTHRGPDGSGVWVQADGQCGLAHRRLAIVDLSEAGHQPMSTPDERVWLTFNGEIYNYTTLRKDMVARGYSFRSNSDTEVILYLYQEYGELFYEYLDGDFGLGLWDCEKRRLILIRDRAGVKPVYYTYVDGRLIFASEIKAILRYPSIDKSIDLTSFYHYLTFLVVPPPQTLVKGVYKLESASMMTLEPQKGYRPHFVKYWLPIPKVQAHRSFEEFDDELEFLFASSVKKRLMSDVPVGVLFSGGVDSTLNLCSFSKLISPEKVKTFTIGMDNAGSFHDDSTIAREMALRLCSDHHEMRINEADLLAAAEKLALLQDEPVSDPVSVPLYFVTKFAKERGVTVLQAGEGADELFCGYDNYRRFLRHHSFLWQPLSKLPCWLSHIGANILSYSNSPKSRKISDVLVRRAKGQKLFMSSAVAYYEMEKQRILAPELRHAIENLDSFNVVAPYYTKIQNECPNASFLQQLTFIELQLRLPELLLMRADKMAMANSVEVRVPFLDRDLMDFSMRVPDSYKLRNGVAKEPIKKLATKYVSKEDIYRPKTGFGVPIQQWFKGELGDALLDLLAEDFLDSASIFDRRQLEYQLKYGLRTVNEAFQLWVVYNFLVWQKELSCS; from the coding sequence GTGTGCGGGATTCTTGGCATCATTAATGTTGAAAATTGCAACCCCATAGATCAGTCTTTGCTGGTTATGATGGCTTCATCCATGACTCATCGCGGACCGGATGGGTCAGGAGTTTGGGTGCAGGCTGACGGGCAGTGCGGGCTGGCACATCGCAGACTTGCCATCGTTGATCTTAGTGAGGCCGGGCACCAGCCCATGTCCACCCCAGACGAAAGAGTATGGTTAACGTTCAATGGTGAGATCTATAACTACACAACCTTACGCAAAGATATGGTGGCACGGGGGTATTCCTTTCGATCCAACTCTGATACGGAAGTAATTCTTTATCTGTATCAGGAATATGGTGAACTGTTCTACGAATATTTGGACGGTGATTTTGGGTTGGGATTATGGGACTGCGAGAAGAGGCGCCTTATTCTTATTCGTGACAGGGCTGGAGTTAAACCGGTTTACTATACCTATGTAGATGGTCGTTTAATTTTTGCATCAGAGATTAAGGCGATACTCAGGTATCCAAGTATCGACAAGTCGATTGATTTGACCTCCTTTTATCATTATCTAACATTTCTGGTAGTTCCGCCGCCCCAGACATTAGTAAAAGGGGTATATAAACTTGAGTCAGCAAGTATGATGACTCTAGAGCCCCAAAAGGGATATAGACCTCATTTCGTGAAATATTGGTTACCTATTCCAAAGGTTCAGGCGCATCGTAGTTTTGAGGAATTCGATGACGAACTTGAGTTTTTATTTGCGTCTTCAGTGAAAAAAAGGCTGATGTCGGATGTCCCTGTTGGTGTCCTTTTTTCTGGAGGGGTAGATTCGACGTTAAATCTCTGCTCTTTTAGTAAACTGATATCTCCTGAAAAAGTAAAGACTTTTACCATTGGGATGGATAATGCCGGAAGTTTCCACGATGATTCGACTATTGCTCGCGAAATGGCGTTGCGGTTGTGTAGCGATCATCATGAAATGCGCATCAACGAAGCTGATCTTTTGGCTGCGGCTGAGAAATTAGCACTGTTACAAGATGAACCTGTTTCTGACCCTGTCTCAGTCCCTCTTTATTTTGTGACCAAATTCGCTAAAGAGAGAGGGGTCACCGTACTGCAGGCAGGCGAGGGAGCCGATGAACTCTTTTGTGGATACGACAATTATCGGCGATTTCTCAGGCATCATTCCTTTTTATGGCAGCCTTTAAGCAAATTACCCTGTTGGTTAAGCCATATCGGAGCCAATATATTATCCTACAGCAATTCACCAAAGTCTCGTAAAATTTCTGACGTCTTGGTTCGCCGCGCGAAGGGGCAGAAACTTTTTATGTCTTCTGCCGTGGCTTACTACGAAATGGAAAAACAGCGTATTTTAGCACCAGAACTACGCCATGCGATAGAAAACTTGGACTCTTTTAATGTAGTAGCACCTTATTACACGAAGATTCAAAATGAATGTCCCAATGCCAGTTTTTTGCAACAATTGACTTTTATTGAACTGCAACTACGCCTCCCCGAATTGCTATTAATGCGGGCGGACAAAATGGCCATGGCAAACTCAGTTGAAGTTAGAGTGCCATTTCTGGATCGTGATTTGATGGATTTTTCCATGCGAGTTCCTGATTCTTACAAACTCAGGAATGGGGTGGCTAAGGAGCCTATCAAGAAGCTGGCAACTAAATATGTCAGTAAAGAAGATATTTATAGGCCAAAAACAGGATTTGGTGTGCCGATTCAGCAATGGTTCAAGGGGGAGCTGGGTGATGCTTTGCTTGATTTGCTTGCTGAAGATTTTCTTGATAGTGCAAGCATCTTTGACCGCCGGCAGCTCGAGTATCAATTGAAATACGGGCTTCGAACAGTTAATGAAGCTTTCCAACTATGGGTTGTTTATAATTTCTTAGTTTGGCAAAAAGAGCTTTCATGCTCATGA